The stretch of DNA TCATTGATGGGGATGAAAAGTGTTGCCACAATATTCGTTTTCATCCCAGTCTATGACTATAGAAACATCTCTTATTTTGATTGTCGAATCATTCAACCATTTACCTAATAGCAATCACTTCGCATTTACAAGTCTGTTAATAAGATGCCACGCAAACTTTAGTATAGCATATTACCCAAGGATGTCACAAGACAATGTTAACGAAATCTTATTTTAAGTGTTTTCATCTTccatatacaatttcaaaatattcattaactagAAGCTTGAAAGCACAGATCTTGCAAACACTGCCAGAGTGGGTTGAACTCAACCCCACAAGCATATCACTGTCTCCTCAAAAATAAATAGTCATAGTTTCTTTTTGGAAAGCATTAGCGGCATGAAGTACCATAAACTTCTCCCGTTGGCATCCATTGAATAAAAACAGTTTAACATTGTCATTTAATAGTACCAATTAACCTGAAGCAGAAAAATGAGGGCAAAACCAACGTCTCAAGAACCTACCACAACCAAACAAAGTTTCACAGCTTTTACACCACTTGTTTAAGGAGACCTGCTACCTCTAGGAGTGTGGCGTGCATCGTCGTCGTCATCATCATTGACGGGACTCCCATCATCCCTCACAATTTGGCTAGGGCTGCGGTTATTACTATTCACAGCTCTGTACCTTGTAGTTGCTGGGCTTAGAGGGCTTCCACTAGTCTCCTTGGGACTGTCACTATAACCATCCTCCTCCCTTTCCCTTCTGCCTCTCCTGGGCGAAGGGCTTTCCCCGGGACTGTTAGTGTAGCCATCTTGACCAGTTTCATCTTCTCCTTTCTTTAGAGAACGACTTCCTCTTTCTCTTGGGCTGTCTCTAACAGGGGTTGAGCTGTGTTTCCTAGATTTGGATGGAGAAGCACGCCTCTTTGGTTCAGGGCTAACGCCAATTGGACTCGTCAATCTCctttcatcatactcaacatCACGACCTCTTTTATGGGGGGACCTTGAACGgctgtcaatttttttttttcaagtgaGATAGTGATAACATACACTAGAGAATTTTTCTGGGCATGttacaataaaaaaatccaATCTAAGCTGAAGTTTTCCTTCATATTCCATGACATATGTTCCCAAAATGAAATTAATGAAACCACCTATACCTGTAACTACGACTTTTACTGAAACTCCGACTCCTGCCACGGCGTGGAGAACGTGACCTCCTGGGTGAACGTGAATAACTATGCTCCCGCCTAGAGCAAAAATCACATTAGGAACAAACCAACGGTTAGCAAGCTCGGTTTCTGAGGAACCAATGATTAGCAAGACAATCGGCTCGTCGAATGTAAGTACAACTAGCAGAGAGGCGGTGAAAATAACTAATGCAAGCAACATtaaatgcaaaaaataaaacGAGTAACTAGAGCCCAAGGAACAGAAGTACCTCGGCTTTTTGGGACTGTTCTGGCAGTTTCTTTCTATATGACCTCTGTCACCACAGCGATAACACTTATTTTTCCAATCTCCAGCTGTGCAATCTTGGGCCCAATGGCCATCGAGACCACAGTTGAAGCAGCGTCCAGACCCAGGGGTGGGACCCCTGCCAGCAGATTCTCTAACTCTTCCAGGTCCCCGAGGCACCTGCACCACCAAAATTGAAATTCACAgctaaaattttcataaacagaAATAgcaaatgaaaatattgaattaaTTTCATACATTCGACATGCGTCAGCGAAAAATTAAAGATCTGCTTCATGAATctgttgataaattttaaaaggCAGTCATTGCTGTTTGAATGCAAAAGTCTAATAAGTCATCAGAGCTTAACCGAAAGAGAGCAAAAGGTTTCTTACCCCCTTAGCAAATTCAACAGTGATCCGTCGTCCATCAACATCTCTACCATCTAACTGATACTTTGCATCATCAGCATCCCGAGGATTACTATATTCCTTTTAATATGGCATGGACACAAAACCAATGTAGGACACCAATATCGCACCGTTGAAAAATGCCCAATCAAGCCAGGCATGAAATGAAAAAACATATAGGttaacaaatttaatttaaaagtaaGAAAGAGAGTGGTGGTACATACAACAAAGGCATAGTCTCGCTTCAAGTCCACGTCGCATACTCTGCGGAAATGGTTGCCAGAAACAGTAAGGCCATCAAAACTTACTTAAGGACTGGGGTGCATGACACTTGGCCCTCAATTTGAACTAAACACCAATTTGATTGTTGCAAATTCcataaaaacatcaaaacacaacATAGAAAGACTCGCCAAAAGCTTCTAACAATGAGTGAATTCCACCATGTCCACCATCTCACCATTGACCACCAGGTCAGGTAAAGTTCACCCACCCAACAATGACCACCAGATGAGGCATACACGCTCAGAAACCTTCAACAGAATCACTCAAGTTAAATTCAAAGACACCTACGGGCCCATAGTTGCATCAAAAAACATGATCGTAAAATTCCCCAGTATGAACAATGCTTGTGGGAAACAACTGCTTTCTTACTTTGAGATAAGAAGCAAACCATAACCATAGGTAGCTAACCTCGGATATAGAAGCAAATAGAGGTAAAAACTACGCTAGATACGGGGTACAAAGTAAAAAACTCATTATTACTCATATATCTACACAAACCAATTTTTAATAGCTGAATTAAGGTTTGGTGGAAAGTAGAAGATAATTTCACATCATCATAATCTAGTTTCTAGTCCAGTTTCGCATAAACTTTCAAGCTATCTTATGCCTTCTGTTCAACAGTTATTCATTGTGAAAAGCTGCAGAAGAACCATAACAGAAGCAGTGTTTGGGGGAACACTATCATCATTATTCTAAAAAAGAagctaaaaattaaaatttcatagTCCATAGAGAAGTACACCTCGAGGACACCCTGCTGAACCAGGGTGGCGAAGAATGAGAGGGAGACAAGTTAGAGAATCAAGAGTAATGTATGTTGAAAGCTAAAAAGTAAAACTACATAGTCCATAGAGAAGTACACCTCGAGGACACCCAGCTGAATCATGGTGGCAAAGAATGAGAGGGGAGACAAGTTAGAGAATCAATGGTAATGTATACCGGAAATATATATAGATTTCCCTTTAATAGGACAATAGTGAACAATAACAACTCATGCAGCCACCAGTTGAAAGTATAAGCAGGAAATTCAtaagaatttcaaatttaaaggAACCAAAATCATTGTGTAAAGCCAGTGAGAGGTAAAAACCCATTAATTACCTTCCATATTTGCTGAAAATATGCTCCAAATCTCGAGAACGGGTCCTTGAAGACAAGTGACCAACATAAAGGCGAGCATTGCTGCCATAACGATCACGATCATCACG from Primulina tabacum isolate GXHZ01 chromosome 3, ASM2559414v2, whole genome shotgun sequence encodes:
- the LOC142540196 gene encoding uncharacterized protein LOC142540196, with protein sequence MPRRDDRDRYGSNARLYVGHLSSRTRSRDLEHIFSKYGRVCDVDLKRDYAFVEYSNPRDADDAKYQLDGRDVDGRRITVEFAKGVPRGPGRVRESAGRGPTPGSGRCFNCGLDGHWAQDCTAGDWKNKCYRCGDRGHIERNCQNSPKKPRREHSYSRSPRRSRSPRRGRSRSFSKSRSYSRSRSPHKRGRDVEYDERRLTSPIGVSPEPKRRASPSKSRKHSSTPVRDSPRERGSRSLKKGEDETGQDGYTNSPGESPSPRRGRREREEDGYSDSPKETSGSPLSPATTRYRAVNSNNRSPSQIVRDDGSPVNDDDDDDARHTPRGSRSP